The Rutidosis leptorrhynchoides isolate AG116_Rl617_1_P2 unplaced genomic scaffold, CSIRO_AGI_Rlap_v1 contig322, whole genome shotgun sequence genome segment TATGACTGTGGTGATGATGCATGATAGTATATGCATGGCTTCAAGGTAAGTAATGCCTGCAATGCATGTATGACTTGTATGATGCAATGAGTGGTTATTGGATTCCTTTACCTGCTGAGTGGTTGTACTCACCCATTTTGGGGACCAACATTTTAGATTAGTAGATGGATTGAGCGGTTGGATATGACCGTAAGAAGGAGGATAGCAAAGGAGGGAACTTTTGGACGCCGACACTAATCGATGGACTCTAAAGTATACGACTGTTAGAAGAGACGTCGGTCATCTTTTGAAATATAGCCAAGTATAGAAAGACTATGGCATTTTGATGTATCGACTAATGATGTCCATCAAGTTATGTAAATAAAAGTGTACGGCTTTGACTTATATAAAATGTTTAGTTAGTGTGCATCGTTTTCTGAATGTAGGGAATGGAGTTGTTGGTTATGCTTCCGTTATATGAATTGCGCAAGGGACCGATTTAAAATATGTAAACCCCCAGGTTGTATGGACCCGCTGCAATTGAAATGGTATTAGAGTGACATGTTATTAGGAAAAGTGAATGGTAAGCGATCTGTGGTGACCCTAATCGAATCGGGGGCCGTCGAGGGGTGCCACATCCCTgtattggtatcagagcgatggtctattTGGAGTGATAAGGAGCCTCAAATGGAAATGAGGATAGAAAGATGCACACCATAGGATACTAACTAAGAGTAGTTGACTAACTTTGAACAACGGGTGATGGGTATTCACTCGTATATCCCTGGTAACTAGTGTGATGTTGCTTTTGTGTGTCAGTAACATTCTATGTTACTTATGTGACTTTAGTAAATAACCTTAATTAGTGATCTGACTAGTGACATCGAGTTGCAAATTATTCTTGAGGCAAATGCTTGGAAATTGCAGGAAAGTCATGGTATGAGCTGGAAGTGCTCATCCATCGAGGGTTGAACCCCGAATGGAAGACATCCTGCAGGCATTGGCTAATATTGGAAATCTGATGGAAAGGCAAGCGCAGCAACAACCTGGAGTGGAACGTCGCCCTCAGGGACTGGTGGAACAATTTCTGAAGTTGAAACCACTTAAGTTTAGTGGAATGGGAAGTCCTGAGGAGGCGGAACATTGGATTGATGGAATGGAACGGATTTTCCGGTTGTTGGACTGTAGTGATGCTGAGAAAATAGTTTTAGCAGAGTACCAGTTGGAGGGAAATGCAAAGTTTTGGTGGAGAGCTTCGAAGGATACAATCTTTCCACCAGGTACTGATTTGAATTGGGATGAGTTTGTTAGAGCTTTCAATAGGAAGCATTTTTCTGATTGTGCCAAGGATAGGAAGATCACTGAATTTGTTCAGTTGGAACAGAAGGAGCTGACAGTAGACCAGTATGAGGCAAAATTTTCTGAATTGTCTAGGTATGCTCCTAGATTAGGTGAGGATCGAGAGGAAAAGGCAAAGAGATTTCTAAAAGGGCTAAGGACTGATATCAGGAAACAACGTGTGCCTCTGAATATAAGagattataatgaaatatatgAAAGGGCACGGTTGGTGGAGCAAGAGTTAGTGAGAGAGCAATCGGAATCTAAGAGACAGATAGCCTTTAGTGGTATTCAAAAGGGTAAGAGACCTTATCCTGGTCAAAGTCGGCCCTGGGGATCTAAGAAGAGGAGTAATTTTGGGAATTCTAGAAAGGTCAGAAGTGGCCCGATTCTAGGAAGAGTACCCTACCAGGGTAATATTTGTCAGAGATGTGGTGGACAACATGGACCAGGACCCTGTAATGATCGATTGAAATGTTTTGGCTGTGGGCAGAGAGGTCACTTTAAGAAAGATTGTCCACAAGGAAGGTCGCAGCCGAATGTCAGCTCGGTGCGACAAGTACAACAAAGTACTGGTGGACCAAATTTACTAAGGAACCCACAGAGGCCACCACCATAAGGAAGGGTGTATGCAGTCACTCAAGAGGAAGCAGGAGCTTCCTAAAGTGTTATCTCAGGTATGATTTCGATAGAGGGATAAGAAGGTATATGCGTTATTTGATGTGAGTGACACGCATTCATTTGTGTCCGAAAAATATAGATGATTGTGAGGAGTAGGAACAAATCTCTAGATATGCCTCTTCGTATTTCTGCATCGCTGAAAGATATGTTGTTATCTACGTTAGTATGTGAGATGTGTGACATAACCCTAGTGGAATGAGATCTGGAAATGGACTTGATAGTGATAGTTATGTATTACTTTGATGTCATCATAGGAATGAACTAGCTCCGTAAGCAATGGACTAGGATGAATGATCTCCTGAGATAGTACTTACTCATGCGCTAAGGATAAAACCGTGAGGCTAAGAATGGGATAAGTCTATTAGAGTGGCGCAGCGGAAGCATGGTTAAGCTTGTAGAACTCTTGTTCGTAAGAAAGAAGGACAAGTCGATGCATTTATTATAGACAATTGAATCAGGTGACAGTTAAGAATAAGTATCCCTCATCTAGAATTGATGACGTATTCGACCAACTGCAAGGAAGTTTGGTCTTTAATTGACTTGAGATCAGGATACCAgttaaggataaagaaagaagacaTTCCTAAGACCGCATCTAGGGCTCGCTATGGACACTATGAGTTCCTAGTTATGctatttggattgacgaatgccttAGCTACATTCAAGGGTTTAATGAATAAGATAATTAAGCCTTATTTGGATAAATTGTGATTGTCTTCATTTGATGATATCCTGATGAGGACCTGAAGACGTGCGTAGCATCTAAGCGTAGTGCTGCAAGCGAGGTTTAAGAAGTGAATTATAGAGAGTGAGTTATGAATTTGAGGATTAAGTTATGATCATTTGAGCTAAGTAGTGACTTCTTATTAGAGGATCTTATTGGAAGTCTTGATGCATTACATGGAGACATTTAGTATGTATAGATTGATCTTGGAAGCCATGAGTTTGAGTGGTCATATGAGACATGGAATTAGTTGAGGTTTATATGTCGGAATAATAGGTTTAATCGATGGTGGTCGACTTTTAATTTTAGGTGGTGATCTCAGTTTGAAAGGATTTGGTGGAATTAGTGGATGATCAATTGTGGTTATAGTCTTTCCAAGGTGGAATGGTGGAAGTTCAAATTGTGGATTTGGTGAGTGATTAGTCTAAGTGATGATCATTTAGGATGAGATCTGAGATATATTCGGTGGAAACTAGACAAGTTCTTATCTTGGTGGATTGtcgatttttgaattgaatgagtcTTGGTGGACTATCGATATTTGAACCAAATGAATGGTATTATATTTTAGGCTTGAATTTATGTTGCAGTGAATGCATAGTGAATGTCTTTGTTGGACTGAACCAAATGAGTTATTGGTGGTGTTGATTTTGATGGTTCTAGGTTTGAATTGGTGGTGACAAAGGTATAGAGATTACACCAACAGTTTTGGTGGAATAGCATGAAGGCGGACTTAGCTAAACACGTTTCCTAGCGTTTAACATGCCAGCAAGTGAAAGTCTACTAACCTATATAATGCATCGCCATTGTTGTCTGATGTAGTGCAATTAGATTGGAAACACTTGAGTTTGGATGTTTTCAAAGTTCTAAGATTTTGCATGTAAATTACTTTGAAAATCTTAAGGTCGGGACTGAGTTTGATGACTCGCCGATGCGTTGATTTCGGTATTTCAAGAAAGGCTTAGGATTTTGGTATTTCAAAGTTTTTAGTTTCAAAAATCTTTACGACAGGACCAATATTATCGACTTGCTGAACTATGATTTTCAATACTTCAAGAAATGCTTATGGTTTTTGGATAAAATTATCACCTGTACATCCCAAGTTTTGAACTTCAATCGAAAAGCAGATTTTGATTGCGAACTATTTTAGAAAATCTCTTGAATTTCATCAAAATTTATGAGTACTGTGACACCGTGCCCAAATGTTTTAAGAAATGTTTTCTATTTCAAAGAATTCTGAACTTTTTATAGAAAACATTTCCAACCCATTGGAGTTGGGATTGAGATTGGAATTTTGCCAACGTATCGATTTAAATTTTACTAAGGGTTttgataaagtattttatttcgCGCCGTGATGCAAGTGCGACTCAAGGCTTTACACGTGGATTTCGAAAAACATTTGTAATTTAAACGTGATCATGGATTTTATGGAATTGGTGTCATGCTTTGAATTTGTGAATTGGTTTCAACGATATGAGATTTACCTATTTTCAAAGACTATTATTGTTATACCGCTATGTCTTTGAAATCCCTGTTTTGCATTATTTGATATCATGAAGTGGAATTTTTAAGAACTCAAAGGATTTTCCACATTGATGatttgaaaatgttttgacatggaAATGACATATGATTTCAAAGCTTGCTATTGTTGTTGAATGCTTTTGAAAACCTCAGTTTGTATTCTTTGATTTCATGAAGGAAGATTTTCAAGCGTTCAAAAGAAATTTCAGATGTGGTTATTGTTTTAAAAATTGTTTATGATGTTGAGATAAATTAAGATATGTCAAGAGCTTGCATCCTTAACTTTAGAAGAAGTATCAACCCGACCCTAGTTGCATACTCGATCATGAAGCCATCAAAATAGCTGAGAAAGTGAGGTACATTGAAGAGCCTGTGCAAGTGCTGGATCGAAAGGAACAAATTCCCAGGACCAAGAGAATTCCTTTGGTTAACATATTATGGCGATATCATGATGTGGAAGAAGCCACATGGGAGAGTGTAAATGAGATGAGAGAAAGGTACTCTCACTTATTTCAAGAGACATAGGAAATGTCTAATTTCGAGGATGAAATTCTCTAAGGAGGGGAGAATTGTGGCATCCCAAAATTCATGGCAACCTCTAGTCACATTTAGGTCTATGAATAGGTTATGGAAGTACCATCAAGTTATGACCATTTAATCCATAATTTGCAATAAGATTTATGGCCAAGCTTTTAATGGATAATTATTCGATAGGAAAGAAAATCCTATCATTGGCCATGTGTTTTATAAATTGGAATTTATGGAATTATGATTTCAATATTTTGGCCATGTGGAATTTAGTAATTAAATTCttaaaagaaagaattaaagatgaATAATTGAAAGGGAAATTGTGGGTTTAATTAGGTTGGGCCTTAGGCCCAAGAGTATGGATTTTGGAGGGCCAAATGGTCGGCCCATTGGAGCCAAGGAGGGGCTGTCGACCAGCCCATTTGCTGGCCCAAGATTGGCCCAAGAAGAAGGCCCATCAGCCTTGCATGTAACCGGACAAGTGGCATGAAGGAGGTGAAGCATGGTGGACACTTGTCTTCCTCCACAATTACACTTGTTCCCCATGCAAAGAGGGGATACATGCAATATAAAAGCCACCAAAaaggaagagagagagagaaagagagagagagagagagagagagggagagagagagagtggCTGGTGGAGGATTCGGCCAAAGGGAGAGAGAGGAGGTTGTGAGAGAGAGGGAGTGGCGAGAGAGATGGGGAGCCGAGAGAAGGAGCTCGCCCGTCGCCGCCGCATGCCGCCGTGATCGCTGCCGTGTGCCGCTGTT includes the following:
- the LOC139882885 gene encoding uncharacterized protein, translated to MEDILQALANIGNLMERQAQQQPGVERRPQGLVEQFLKLKPLKFSGMGSPEEAEHWIDGMERIFRLLDCSDAEKIVLAEYQLEGNAKFWWRASKDTIFPPGTDLNWDEFVRAFNRKHFSDCAKDRKITEFVQLEQKELTVDQYEAKFSELSRYAPRLGEDREEKAKRFLKGLRTDIRKQRVPLNIRDYNEIYERARLVEQELVREQSESKRQIAFSGIQKGKRPYPGQSRPWGSKKRSNFGNSRKVRSGPILGRVPYQGNICQRCGGQHGPGPCNDRLKCFGCGQRGHFKKDCPQGRSQPNVSSVRQVQQSTGGPNLLRNPQRPPP